The following coding sequences are from one Myxococcales bacterium window:
- a CDS encoding ATP-binding protein: MISKVANLQPCLLPWHLYHVPVFSSHIPVTERDFWNRSHELGKLGQAVDRLEQGHPHWIALIGSRKIGKTSLLRELERRRAVHHKTIFAVADTFEVAPDITSIFKVVALRILDRVISSDLGVSLESLSASPDELRRTLQHSDRIASLPAGVRTAVYSLADGMDETPALRACVDLPEQLAQAWDQYVIVAIDEFQELTSKPQSKGGDVIPMLRALWQRHRRVGYVISGSERTMLLDLVTSKRSPFFGHFDIMDLGPFDREDAIGFLCAPHHDPPLSRDFAKKVHEVLGGHPFYLQLFGQSWSRPGKDGDADLLKDVLGELVFSNTGRLSLHFLNEHGRLVGRSGTLAAVLDALATRPQRLFELAATIRASSAATKTYVQRLGDAIIKRADLYALTDPVFASWLRWRGPGGAAVPMKVIGDEAEANVAAHLARLGFDLIYQSRASRGAFDLLAIRGGVQLGVQVKRTTLPLSLPSADWKRMEAEAARLGWRWVVAVATPDEQVRFLDPSQRRGGRIHEAAAIANLLLWLDRFSPQGPL; the protein is encoded by the coding sequence TTGATTAGCAAAGTTGCTAATCTGCAGCCTTGCCTACTTCCCTGGCATCTGTATCATGTCCCTGTGTTCAGTTCACACATTCCGGTTACGGAGCGGGATTTTTGGAATCGGAGCCACGAACTCGGCAAGCTGGGCCAGGCGGTGGACCGGCTGGAGCAGGGGCATCCTCATTGGATCGCCCTCATCGGATCGCGAAAAATCGGCAAAACCAGCCTGCTTCGGGAACTCGAGCGACGTCGCGCCGTTCACCACAAGACGATTTTCGCCGTGGCCGATACGTTCGAGGTCGCGCCCGACATCACTTCAATCTTCAAGGTCGTGGCGCTCCGCATTCTCGACAGGGTCATCTCTTCCGACCTGGGCGTTTCCCTCGAAAGCCTCTCCGCATCGCCTGACGAGCTGCGCCGTACCTTGCAGCACTCTGATCGCATCGCGTCGTTGCCAGCAGGCGTGCGCACGGCCGTTTACAGCTTGGCTGACGGCATGGATGAAACACCAGCGCTGCGCGCCTGCGTCGATCTGCCCGAACAACTCGCTCAAGCCTGGGATCAGTATGTGATCGTGGCTATAGACGAGTTTCAAGAACTCACGTCGAAACCACAAAGCAAGGGCGGCGACGTCATTCCCATGCTTCGTGCGCTTTGGCAACGTCATCGCCGCGTTGGCTACGTCATCTCAGGTTCGGAAAGGACGATGCTGCTCGACTTGGTGACCTCGAAGCGGTCGCCATTCTTTGGCCACTTCGACATCATGGATCTTGGACCATTCGACCGTGAAGACGCGATCGGTTTCTTGTGCGCGCCCCACCATGACCCCCCTTTGTCGCGAGACTTCGCCAAAAAGGTCCATGAAGTGTTGGGAGGCCACCCTTTTTATCTTCAACTCTTCGGGCAATCCTGGAGTCGGCCGGGCAAGGATGGGGATGCCGACCTGTTGAAGGACGTGCTTGGCGAACTGGTGTTCTCCAATACCGGGCGCCTGTCACTGCACTTTCTCAACGAACATGGGCGTTTGGTTGGCCGATCGGGTACGTTGGCCGCTGTTCTCGATGCGCTGGCAACGAGGCCACAGCGCCTCTTCGAGTTGGCCGCAACGATTCGTGCATCGAGTGCCGCAACCAAGACGTATGTTCAACGGCTTGGTGATGCCATCATCAAGCGGGCTGATCTCTACGCCTTGACCGATCCCGTCTTCGCATCGTGGCTGAGATGGCGTGGTCCTGGCGGCGCTGCGGTGCCAATGAAAGTGATTGGCGACGAGGCTGAAGCGAATGTGGCGGCCCACCTGGCCCGCCTGGGATTCGATCTCATTTATCAATCACGCGCGTCGAGGGGCGCCTTCGATCTACTCGCCATTCGAGGCGGCGTTCAGCTAGGGGTTCAGGTCAAACGGACGACCCTGCCACTGAGCCTGCCTTCAGCCGATTGGAAAAGAATGGAAGCGGAAGCTGCCCGCCTGGGGTGGCGCTGGGTGGTGGCTGTGGCAACACCTGATGAACAAGTGCGTTTTCTCGACCCGTCCCAGAGGCGCGGAGGGCGAATTCACGAAGCCGCTGCCATTGCCAACTTGCTACTTTGGCTCGATAGGTTTTCGCCGCAAGGTCCTCTGTGA
- a CDS encoding type II toxin-antitoxin system VapC family toxin — MIYLDTSALVKLVVREAETVALQTWIRLRAGETFFSSQLARVELVRAVKRAAPDHLDRARGVLAAVALLKIDDRILATAENLPPDVLRSLDAIHLATAFTYLSDVSAFVTYDVRLDEAARSLRIPVESPYLQER; from the coding sequence GTGATCTATCTCGACACCTCTGCCCTAGTGAAGCTCGTGGTGCGCGAGGCAGAAACCGTGGCGCTGCAAACTTGGATCAGGTTGCGCGCGGGCGAGACGTTCTTCTCGTCACAGCTTGCGCGTGTTGAGCTTGTTCGAGCTGTTAAGCGAGCAGCGCCGGACCATCTTGATCGTGCGCGCGGCGTTCTAGCGGCCGTTGCCCTACTCAAAATCGACGATCGGATCCTTGCGACCGCGGAGAACCTGCCTCCGGACGTACTGCGAAGCCTCGACGCCATCCACCTTGCAACGGCCTTTACGTACCTGTCTGATGTCAGCGCCTTCGTGACTTACGACGTTCGCCTGGATGAAGCCGCGAGATCTTTGCGGATCCCCGTCGAATCTCCTTATTTGCAAGAGCGCTGA
- a CDS encoding type II toxin-antitoxin system prevent-host-death family antitoxin → MAKVSVTELNQQTAKVLERVKAGESLEVREYGRPIARIVPVLSNESIIDRLVSEGRAIAATSSTDALLTPLPPPSGTGPSLSEVLDQARQAERS, encoded by the coding sequence ATGGCCAAAGTCTCGGTTACCGAACTGAACCAGCAAACAGCCAAGGTGCTTGAGCGGGTCAAAGCTGGTGAATCGCTTGAAGTCCGAGAGTACGGCCGCCCCATCGCTCGTATCGTCCCCGTTCTCTCTAACGAATCGATCATCGACCGGCTCGTCAGTGAGGGGCGGGCCATCGCTGCAACCAGCTCTACGGATGCTCTGTTAACACCACTTCCTCCGCCCTCGGGCACTGGCCCGTCGCTTTCTGAAGTGCTCGATCAAGCGCGCCAGGCAGAGCGATCGTGA
- a CDS encoding DEAD/DEAH box helicase: MTAPTATRQRSSAGIGQVAAVTSMLASPSVSSPLEAHCWTVACLMGRWTRSKLSERLRATNLRVPVRPGAAGKGTLISAGALLPFVESWASKGMVRTSDDVSYDVDPGAAHHHLSSKATRPLLEELAHHFPTRTTRVDLPSHGLSVRYAPEARQDAVFKCRLAMYLDRLDDVHDLFAAQDKHTPPTRGEAPFICDVVPVKAPPGAVALLPPTMQTFWTKRVLERAFAEPDMPHPDLLRGVLANAAQPEDLRAKAALWLALGPGDETADTTLATMSSSAALCARAVFALREGRWADARQRVHEAFAASRGPKDKRQARLEGFAAPLLGVVLATGDASARALLGVQAAAQRRQDYRAFYTRLLERERATDGLVVSIVADHLYGRDEPALWFPAMLAEALWPLSARHSRSRGVSIQVAESARALFVAAGFRYLADQLTHVCAALEERTGTQTLATSTASLLQLASSEPAWKRALEALETVAVPEPLPPPNASDADANTRLIFCLKPKINGNLRPVSAALDARTLGDVVNLHIEPQVQKRRGEGWDVGRPIPLKKLVSGDPGVPIFRADNELIKAIEASQTGRGTTHEFRQTAALYLSGHPLLFWSESPQDGPVAVTHGKPAVEVHETADGLTLRVVPAPNATNIGILVESRSLIRVMFFGADARAAYDVIRTLPPIPPEGKPALMKAVARLAPLFTIHSDLAVTADAAVTEVSADPRPVVTLTQKGHSLTAKAFVAPLGPSGPQVVPGTGLANLAAETAQGRVRCQRDLGLEAERYAELIATVPELEGTAKGASPSIDDLYTCVQLVRRLMQLAAEDRIGLVWSGDQRIEWVREIDFANLRLQVDEVGTWLTISADAKVDDELVLPMLRLLERQVLSTRVIELAPGRYVTLTTELAEHLGALEAAAQKQDGTENTLRLPPVALWFATGWLSKLKAARSVTANAAAARHLERLEVAYTSQPEVPKIFEAQLRPYQQEGFAFLSRVAAFEGGAILADDMGLGKTLMTLALLVQRAALGPALVVAPVSVKHNWVEEARRFAPTLRVIVLDRLSGDDAPDLRQRLGPFDVLLCSYAGMVNALDRIEVIDWATLVIDEAQAVKNPGTQRAQAARRLLAKTRICLTGTPIENHLGDLFSLMNIANPGLLGDAKAFEDRFAKPIQRDDDREARRNLQTLIAPFILRRRKSEVLTELPPRTEIVLEVEPSAAESAFTEALRRRALTKLARLGPARDQAMNILAEITRLRRAACHPRLVTPNADIESAKLDTLMDLVAELRDNQHRCLVFSQFVDFLALVKARFDAAGVSHEYLDGSTPEKARIRAVTNFQKGQVDAFLISLKAGGFGLNLTAADYVIHLDPWWNPAVEDQASDRAHRWGQTRPVTIYRLVTKGSIEEKVLSLHARKRALAEDLLAGTDKPTHLDVEALLALLED, from the coding sequence ATGACAGCGCCCACCGCCACCCGCCAAAGAAGCTCCGCAGGCATCGGCCAAGTCGCGGCGGTAACGTCCATGCTCGCATCTCCCAGCGTGTCGTCCCCGCTCGAAGCCCACTGCTGGACGGTGGCATGCCTCATGGGGCGATGGACACGCTCGAAGCTATCCGAGCGGCTACGCGCCACGAATCTGCGCGTACCGGTGAGGCCCGGCGCCGCTGGCAAGGGTACCTTGATATCCGCGGGAGCCTTGCTGCCCTTCGTGGAAAGTTGGGCATCGAAAGGTATGGTTCGCACGAGCGATGACGTTTCGTACGACGTCGACCCCGGGGCGGCCCATCATCATTTGTCCTCGAAGGCCACCCGGCCCTTGCTCGAGGAACTCGCGCACCACTTCCCCACCCGCACGACCAGGGTGGACCTGCCCTCGCACGGCCTTTCGGTACGGTACGCCCCCGAGGCGCGGCAGGACGCCGTGTTCAAATGTCGACTGGCCATGTATTTGGACCGCCTGGATGACGTTCATGACCTGTTCGCCGCTCAGGACAAGCACACGCCCCCAACGCGAGGCGAAGCGCCGTTCATCTGCGACGTGGTGCCCGTCAAAGCGCCGCCCGGGGCCGTGGCGTTGCTCCCCCCGACGATGCAGACGTTTTGGACCAAGCGCGTGCTCGAGCGTGCCTTTGCCGAACCTGACATGCCGCACCCCGATCTCTTGCGAGGCGTGCTGGCCAATGCCGCTCAGCCCGAGGACCTGCGGGCCAAGGCCGCCCTTTGGCTTGCGCTGGGTCCGGGAGACGAGACGGCCGACACCACGCTGGCAACGATGTCTTCGTCCGCGGCGCTGTGCGCGCGGGCCGTGTTCGCCCTGCGGGAAGGCCGCTGGGCCGACGCACGCCAGCGGGTTCACGAGGCCTTCGCGGCTTCGCGGGGGCCCAAGGACAAGCGTCAGGCCCGTCTCGAGGGCTTCGCCGCGCCCCTGCTGGGGGTGGTCCTGGCCACGGGGGATGCCAGCGCGCGTGCTCTTCTGGGAGTGCAGGCCGCCGCGCAGCGACGCCAGGATTACCGGGCCTTTTACACCCGTCTGCTCGAACGAGAGCGCGCCACCGACGGGCTGGTGGTCAGCATCGTGGCGGACCACCTGTACGGCCGGGACGAACCTGCGCTGTGGTTTCCGGCCATGCTCGCAGAGGCGCTCTGGCCGCTGTCTGCCCGGCATTCGCGTTCACGCGGCGTCAGCATCCAGGTGGCCGAGAGCGCCCGGGCCCTGTTTGTGGCCGCGGGCTTCAGGTACCTGGCCGATCAGCTGACCCACGTGTGCGCGGCCCTGGAGGAACGCACCGGCACGCAGACGCTGGCCACCTCTACCGCCAGTCTGCTGCAGCTGGCCTCGTCCGAGCCTGCATGGAAACGCGCCCTGGAAGCGCTCGAGACCGTTGCCGTGCCCGAGCCGTTGCCGCCCCCGAACGCGTCCGACGCCGATGCGAACACCCGACTCATCTTCTGTTTGAAGCCCAAGATCAACGGAAACCTCCGGCCCGTCAGCGCCGCGCTGGACGCACGCACATTGGGCGATGTGGTCAACCTGCACATCGAGCCGCAGGTACAAAAGCGCCGCGGCGAGGGGTGGGACGTCGGCCGCCCGATTCCGCTCAAGAAGCTGGTCTCCGGCGACCCGGGGGTACCGATCTTCAGGGCCGATAATGAACTCATCAAGGCCATCGAGGCCTCGCAGACCGGACGGGGAACGACGCACGAGTTCCGGCAGACGGCGGCCCTGTACCTGTCCGGTCACCCGCTTTTGTTCTGGAGCGAGTCGCCACAAGACGGGCCCGTGGCGGTGACCCACGGAAAACCAGCTGTCGAAGTTCACGAGACCGCCGACGGGCTCACGTTGCGGGTCGTTCCTGCACCCAACGCCACGAACATTGGCATCCTGGTGGAAAGCCGCAGCCTGATTCGCGTGATGTTCTTCGGCGCCGACGCGCGCGCCGCCTACGACGTGATTCGCACGCTGCCGCCCATTCCACCCGAGGGCAAGCCGGCGTTGATGAAAGCGGTGGCCCGCCTTGCGCCCCTGTTCACGATTCACTCGGATCTCGCGGTGACCGCCGATGCCGCAGTCACGGAGGTCAGCGCCGACCCACGCCCCGTGGTCACGTTGACCCAGAAGGGGCACAGCCTCACCGCGAAAGCGTTCGTGGCGCCGCTGGGGCCCAGCGGGCCGCAGGTCGTGCCGGGCACCGGTCTTGCCAACCTGGCGGCCGAGACGGCGCAAGGTCGCGTGCGCTGTCAGCGCGACCTTGGCCTCGAAGCCGAACGATACGCCGAGCTGATCGCCACTGTGCCCGAGCTCGAGGGCACGGCCAAGGGCGCATCCCCAAGCATCGACGATCTCTACACGTGCGTGCAGTTGGTCAGGCGCCTCATGCAACTGGCGGCGGAGGATCGGATTGGCTTGGTGTGGTCAGGGGACCAGCGCATCGAATGGGTCCGCGAGATTGACTTTGCCAATTTGAGGTTGCAGGTCGACGAGGTGGGCACGTGGCTGACCATCTCTGCAGACGCGAAGGTCGATGACGAGCTGGTGCTGCCCATGCTCCGCCTGCTCGAACGGCAGGTGCTGAGCACGCGAGTGATTGAACTTGCACCTGGCCGCTACGTCACGTTGACGACGGAACTGGCAGAGCACCTCGGTGCGCTAGAGGCCGCCGCGCAAAAGCAGGACGGAACCGAAAACACGCTGCGCCTGCCCCCCGTGGCGCTTTGGTTTGCCACGGGGTGGCTGTCCAAGCTGAAGGCCGCTCGCAGCGTGACGGCGAACGCGGCCGCCGCTCGCCACCTCGAACGGCTTGAGGTGGCTTACACGTCACAGCCCGAAGTCCCAAAGATCTTCGAGGCGCAGCTTCGTCCGTATCAGCAAGAGGGCTTTGCTTTCCTCAGCCGCGTGGCCGCTTTCGAGGGCGGAGCCATCCTGGCAGACGACATGGGGCTGGGCAAGACACTCATGACCCTGGCGCTGCTGGTGCAACGGGCGGCCCTGGGCCCGGCGCTGGTGGTGGCCCCGGTCAGCGTCAAACACAACTGGGTCGAGGAGGCCCGCCGTTTTGCCCCGACCTTGCGGGTCATCGTGCTGGATCGCCTGTCGGGCGACGATGCGCCCGATCTGCGCCAGCGCCTTGGCCCCTTCGACGTTCTGCTTTGCAGCTACGCAGGTATGGTCAATGCCCTCGATCGCATCGAGGTCATCGATTGGGCGACGCTGGTCATCGACGAGGCCCAGGCGGTCAAGAACCCGGGCACCCAGCGTGCGCAGGCGGCCCGCCGGCTTCTGGCGAAGACGCGGATCTGTCTGACCGGCACACCCATCGAGAACCACCTGGGCGATCTGTTCAGTCTCATGAACATCGCCAACCCGGGTCTACTGGGCGATGCAAAGGCCTTCGAGGACAGATTCGCCAAGCCCATCCAGCGAGACGACGATCGCGAGGCGCGCCGGAATCTACAAACGCTGATCGCCCCATTCATCCTGCGCCGGCGCAAGTCCGAGGTCCTGACCGAGCTTCCCCCCCGCACGGAGATCGTCCTCGAGGTCGAGCCCTCGGCCGCCGAGAGTGCCTTCACGGAGGCGCTTCGCCGGCGGGCGCTGACGAAGCTGGCAAGACTTGGCCCCGCGCGAGATCAGGCAATGAACATCCTGGCCGAGATCACCCGGCTGCGGCGGGCCGCGTGCCACCCCCGCCTCGTCACCCCGAATGCGGACATCGAATCGGCCAAGCTCGACACGTTGATGGATCTGGTCGCCGAGCTACGGGACAACCAGCACCGATGCCTGGTGTTCAGCCAGTTCGTAGATTTTCTCGCCCTGGTGAAAGCTCGCTTCGACGCGGCAGGGGTTTCGCACGAATACCTCGACGGCAGCACACCGGAGAAAGCTCGCATTCGGGCCGTGACGAACTTTCAGAAAGGCCAGGTGGATGCGTTCCTCATCAGCCTCAAAGCCGGCGGCTTTGGCTTGAATCTGACGGCGGCCGACTACGTCATTCACCTCGACCCGTGGTGGAATCCGGCGGTGGAAGATCAGGCAAGCGATCGCGCGCACCGCTGGGGCCAAACCCGCCCGGTCACGATCTATCGACTGGTCACGAAAGGCAGCATCGAAGAAAAGGTCCTGTCGCTTCACGCCCGCAAACGCGCGCTGGCCGAAGATCTACTTGCGGGAACGGACAAGCCCACGCACCTGGACGTCGAGGCGCTGCTGGCGCTTCTCGAGGACTGA
- a CDS encoding integrase core domain-containing protein, with the protein MGATTCRTFRNLRRILLPRSQNQVFTRRNASCCRLEHGVPNAVAESFFASLKREMHNADWIETASVGTLSAKEFIETYNYRRLHSSITTGRLSSSSYYILCRSDPLNPTVHEIGSSPGRDVPQVPVTTGRKRTPVVRTLSIVSRGATAAVNSLTTAALCAARITTRPAALHTPARRRRRSNAGAAASRGAPRCRPRTCGAFRRTRSLGPLRPNKPPLPA; encoded by the coding sequence ATGGGCGCGACGACTTGTCGGACCTTCAGGAATCTGAGGCGGATTCTCCTGCCTAGATCGCAAAACCAAGTATTTACGCGACGGAACGCATCTTGCTGCAGGCTGGAGCATGGCGTTCCGAACGCCGTCGCAGAAAGCTTCTTCGCCTCTTTGAAACGGGAGATGCATAACGCGGACTGGATCGAGACGGCATCCGTAGGCACCCTGTCGGCAAAAGAATTCATCGAGACCTACAATTATCGTCGGCTTCATTCGTCCATCACGACCGGACGCCTGTCGAGTTCGAGCTACTACATTCTTTGCAGAAGCGATCCGCTTAACCCAACTGTCCACGAAATCGGGTCAAGCCCAGGGCGGGATGTACCCCAGGTCCCGGTCACCACGGGGCGCAAACGCACGCCGGTCGTGAGGACCTTGTCTATCGTCTCTAGGGGAGCCACCGCCGCCGTGAACTCGTTGACGACGGCCGCCCTCTGCGCGGCGCGGATCACAACTCGTCCAGCAGCCCTTCACACACCGGCGCGGCGTCGCCGTCGTAGCAACGCAGGCGCAGCTGCCAGTCGAGGCGCTCCGCGATGCAGGCCACGAACCTGCGGCGCCTTTCGTCGCACGAGATCGTTGGGGCCGCTTCGTCCAAACAAACCTCCCCTGCCAGCGTGA
- a CDS encoding PIN domain-containing protein, translating into MIAVDTNILVHAHRRDAAFHRRATVVVRELAESPAPWAICFHNLIEFYGVATHARLWSQPSSPHQALEQIAAWRESMSLRILGDEATALTGLSELLVRAHIQGAKVHDARIANCCLAHGVRLLLSADRDFSSFPALKTKNPLVDAK; encoded by the coding sequence ATGATCGCCGTCGATACAAACATTCTTGTCCATGCACATCGCCGCGACGCCGCCTTTCACAGACGCGCGACAGTGGTCGTGCGGGAGTTGGCAGAAAGTCCCGCGCCATGGGCCATCTGCTTTCACAATCTAATCGAGTTTTACGGCGTTGCTACGCATGCTCGCCTTTGGTCACAGCCATCCTCGCCACATCAAGCATTGGAGCAAATCGCAGCGTGGCGCGAGTCGATGAGCCTGAGGATTTTGGGTGACGAGGCGACCGCGCTGACCGGCTTAAGCGAGCTTTTGGTGCGCGCGCACATTCAGGGTGCGAAAGTTCACGACGCCCGCATCGCCAACTGTTGCCTTGCCCACGGGGTTAGGTTGTTGCTTTCGGCTGACCGCGACTTCAGCAGCTTTCCGGCGCTGAAGACAAAAAATCCCCTCGTTGACGCGAAATAG
- the tnpB gene encoding IS66 family insertion sequence element accessory protein TnpB (TnpB, as the term is used for proteins encoded by IS66 family insertion elements, is considered an accessory protein, since TnpC, encoded by a neighboring gene, is a DDE family transposase.), translating to MILLPRAVHIHFATAAVNLRKSFGGLSNEVRAALKLDPLSGHVFVFLNRRRNHVKLLLWTRGGFTTVHKRLDAGTFSLPRLFLSAQAG from the coding sequence TTGATTCTGTTGCCGCGCGCGGTTCACATCCACTTCGCCACCGCTGCCGTGAACCTGCGCAAGTCATTCGGAGGCCTGTCGAATGAAGTGCGGGCGGCCCTGAAGCTCGATCCGCTCAGCGGCCATGTGTTCGTGTTTCTAAACCGCCGACGCAACCACGTGAAGCTTCTACTATGGACACGCGGTGGCTTCACGACGGTCCACAAGAGGCTCGACGCGGGCACCTTTTCGCTCCCTCGTCTCTTCCTTAGTGCCCAAGCTGGTTAA
- a CDS encoding DUF3375 domain-containing protein produces MPAPGAPRLDHDTLELLRQQHPAWRLLRAEHAPFAVSFLYRTFVTPNVRTVSQPELVSCLDDHIYDLRATLGPDAYPRRALEYLDAWAGDGGGWLRKYYPPQADEAHYDLTPAAERAIDFLLSLQQPAFVATESRLLTVFELLRQIAAGVEVDRTLRIAELERRRDELDSQIRRVKAGDIDIMDDTQVRDRFLQLTETARGLLGDFRQVEENFRALDRGVRERIALWEGGKGKLLDEVFGDRDAISDSDQGRSFRAFWDFLMSPARQEELSALLERVMALPAVRTLAPDPRLVRVHYDWLEAGEVAQRTIARLSEQLRRFLDDQSFVENRRILQIIRQIEQHALAVRAAPPEGVLVEVDDTAPTVELPMDRPLFAPPFKATLASDGIREADVHVGADALFEQSFVDRARLAAIVRRALQTQTQISLADLIADNPLSEGLAELVAYLGLASEGGDNVIDDDVHQTIVWTDATGICRQATVPLVVFQRGVT; encoded by the coding sequence ATGCCTGCCCCTGGCGCCCCACGCCTCGACCACGACACGCTGGAATTGCTGCGCCAGCAGCACCCGGCGTGGCGCCTTTTGCGGGCCGAACACGCGCCGTTTGCGGTCAGCTTCCTTTACCGCACGTTCGTGACGCCCAACGTGCGCACCGTGTCCCAGCCCGAGCTGGTCTCGTGCCTTGACGATCACATTTACGACCTGCGCGCCACGCTAGGGCCCGACGCCTACCCGCGCCGCGCGCTCGAGTACCTGGACGCCTGGGCGGGTGACGGCGGTGGGTGGCTGCGCAAGTACTACCCGCCCCAGGCCGACGAGGCGCACTACGATCTGACCCCCGCGGCCGAGCGGGCCATCGATTTCCTGTTGTCGCTGCAGCAGCCCGCGTTCGTGGCCACCGAGTCGCGGCTGTTGACCGTGTTCGAGCTGCTACGACAAATCGCCGCCGGTGTCGAGGTGGATCGGACCCTGCGCATCGCCGAGCTCGAACGCCGCCGTGACGAACTGGACAGCCAGATTCGTCGGGTGAAGGCCGGCGATATCGACATCATGGACGACACGCAGGTGCGCGATCGCTTTTTGCAGTTGACCGAGACCGCGCGCGGCCTGCTGGGTGACTTTCGCCAGGTCGAGGAGAACTTTCGCGCGCTCGATCGCGGTGTACGCGAGCGCATTGCTCTGTGGGAGGGCGGCAAGGGCAAGCTGCTCGACGAGGTGTTCGGCGACCGAGACGCCATCAGCGATTCGGATCAAGGGCGCAGCTTCAGGGCGTTCTGGGATTTCCTGATGTCGCCCGCCCGGCAGGAGGAGCTTTCTGCGCTGCTCGAGCGCGTGATGGCGCTACCCGCCGTCCGCACGCTGGCGCCTGATCCGAGGCTTGTGCGTGTTCACTACGACTGGCTCGAAGCGGGCGAGGTGGCGCAACGGACGATCGCCCGGCTTTCCGAGCAACTCCGTAGGTTCCTTGACGATCAAAGCTTCGTCGAAAACCGCCGGATCCTGCAAATCATTCGCCAGATCGAACAACACGCCCTGGCCGTGCGGGCTGCGCCTCCCGAAGGCGTCCTTGTTGAGGTCGATGACACCGCCCCCACGGTCGAACTGCCCATGGATCGGCCGCTGTTCGCCCCGCCGTTCAAGGCCACGCTGGCGTCGGACGGCATTCGAGAGGCGGACGTGCATGTGGGCGCCGATGCCCTGTTCGAGCAGTCGTTCGTCGACCGAGCTCGGCTGGCGGCCATCGTGCGCAGGGCGCTGCAGACGCAAACTCAGATCTCGCTTGCCGATCTCATCGCCGACAACCCGCTGTCCGAGGGGCTGGCCGAGCTGGTGGCGTACCTGGGGCTTGCGTCCGAGGGCGGCGACAACGTAATCGATGACGACGTTCACCAGACCATCGTGTGGACGGATGCCACGGGCATCTGCCGGCAGGCCACCGTCCCCCTGGTGGTGTTCCAGCGAGGTGTCACATGA
- a CDS encoding DUF4194 domain-containing protein translates to MNRAAMTLSHVLVALLKGVLDRHHDPVLWQVLLERQADVREHLGMLGLEVVLDDAEGSAYVRQRTPTEDEAPLPRLVARRPLSYPVSLLLALLRKKLVELDAESGERRLIVGRDTLVDMLRVFLPSSANEARFVDRVDAHINKIIELGFLRRLSGQSGQENQFEVQRIVKAYVDAQWLGELEQRLADYRTHAQSLDEEGRST, encoded by the coding sequence ATGAACCGCGCGGCCATGACCCTGTCGCACGTGCTCGTGGCGCTGCTCAAGGGGGTTCTGGATCGCCATCACGATCCCGTCCTGTGGCAGGTGCTGTTGGAGCGCCAGGCCGACGTGCGGGAGCACCTAGGTATGCTGGGGCTCGAGGTGGTGCTGGACGACGCCGAGGGGTCTGCCTACGTCCGCCAGCGGACGCCCACCGAGGACGAGGCGCCGTTGCCTCGGCTGGTGGCGCGACGGCCGCTCAGTTACCCGGTCAGCCTGCTGCTGGCGCTGCTGCGCAAAAAGCTAGTGGAACTCGACGCGGAAAGCGGAGAGCGGCGGCTCATCGTGGGGCGCGACACTCTGGTGGACATGTTGAGGGTGTTCCTGCCCTCGTCGGCGAACGAGGCGCGGTTCGTGGACCGTGTGGACGCCCACATCAACAAGATCATCGAGCTTGGGTTCCTGCGTCGGTTATCCGGGCAGTCAGGGCAGGAGAACCAGTTCGAGGTCCAGCGCATAGTGAAGGCGTACGTCGATGCCCAGTGGCTGGGCGAGCTCGAACAGCGCCTGGCCGATTACCGCACCCACGCCCAAAGTCTGGACGAAGAAGGCAGATCGACATGA